A genomic region of Amblyraja radiata isolate CabotCenter1 chromosome 16, sAmbRad1.1.pri, whole genome shotgun sequence contains the following coding sequences:
- the LOC116982267 gene encoding zinc finger protein 239-like, which produces MEDHMTGHNKKKRYECDVCGKAWQHLSQLETHQRVHTGERPYDCLECGKSFTRYGNLQRHNHVHSGERPFTCSDCGKSFKMANKLKVHRRVYTGEKPYGCSTCGKSFTRLYGLRVHRRVHSGERPFRRRT; this is translated from the exons atggaggaccacatgacggggcacaacaagaagaagcgttatgagtgcgacgtgtgtggcaaggcctggcagcatCTGAGCCAGCTGGAGACGCACcaacgggtgcacacgggagaacgcccctacgACTGTTTGgaatgcggcaagagcttcacccgctaCGGAAACCTGCAGCGGCACAACCAcgtgcactccggcgagaggcccttcacctgctccgactgcggcaagagtttCAAGATGGCGAATAAACTGAAGGTGCACCGGCGGGtgtacacgggcgagaagccctatggctgctccacctgcggcaagagctttacccggTTGTATGGGCTGCgggtgcaccggcgggtgcacagcggtgagcggccctt tcgtcgccgGACATGA